In one window of Posidoniimonas corsicana DNA:
- a CDS encoding BamA/OMP85 family outer membrane protein translates to MTNQLTSPSRTRLCVALVLSMAAYAAYAQSPGRGLPTSPIGSQRIGPETVATPAPTGLSMLAGEELVADIRVEGNKTIPAPKITAQLSTRVGRPFDSAALARDVRKLASMPWFVSVRPYSERTENGRIVILRVVERSTVRYVSYLGNSKLKDKKLAKETGLKEGAAVDPYLVEDGRRKILAAYADAGFPNAQVTILEGDQADDRGIVYVINEGVKQKIWKVQFEGNDSDFASDRRLKTRVQTKPGYFYLIGGNFNRETLDGDLRKLTEYYRAFGFFQAKVGRTLEFGETGEWVTVKFVIHEGPRYEVRTVRYVGNEKFGDDSLALGAKLPQGEFFEQAKMNADVEWLKEVYGSQGYVFADVKAEPVFLEEPGKIDLVYHIDEGKKWRVGRIFVHIDGENPHTRIQTALNRLSLRPGEIMDIRELRASERRLQASQLFLTDPARGVSPKITYRIPELDDTEFVASGGGAIRGQSPQDESWIVEQLKRPGRRLYQAFSRQPQQPSPEQTLPPVDVHIELPDAVDTAAPGAPVQDDAQPDAANQRLSPGAQFSSGGPSIRRLPPVEEPVHRHVAYKPPITERSAWQSANRPVHAAYADLQLPPTQQIRGQSPQQAVYQQPYGGTVPRATSPASAPVAPAQPVQPVQYEQYQPSQQPVYEPQPAYAPPTGGGFPPPPAAAPPGYPPPGYPAPTSPSDIPPAGTPYPPTPQIPSTTPDPALFPNQGFATGEPAVDLHVQLAEAQTGRFMVGVGVNSDAGVVGQIMIDERNFDWRRIPTSWQDVVNGTAFRGGGQSFRIEAAPGTQVQRYLMSFTNPYLFDTPISLSLSGSFYDRRYTDWDEQRLGGRVSLGYQWTENDLTARLTYRGENVNIHDANTIAVPELAETVGDNSLNGFGVVIANDTRNNPFFATDGHYVELQLEQVVGSFNYPRAVVDARKYFLLNERPDHSGRHVLVAQTRLGFTGDDTPVYDRFFAGGYSTMRGFDFRGASPRAGGDFMFLNTLEYLFPLTADDMVNGVCFCDFGTVEDSVTIDTWRVAPGVGLRIQVPAMGPAPIALDFAWPVSRADTDELQVFTFNVGFMR, encoded by the coding sequence ATGACAAACCAATTGACCAGCCCATCCCGGACGCGCCTGTGTGTAGCCCTCGTGCTGTCGATGGCGGCCTACGCCGCCTACGCCCAGTCGCCGGGCCGTGGGCTGCCGACGTCACCGATCGGCAGTCAGCGGATCGGGCCGGAAACGGTCGCTACCCCGGCGCCCACAGGGCTGTCGATGCTGGCCGGAGAAGAGCTGGTCGCCGACATCCGCGTCGAGGGCAACAAGACCATCCCTGCCCCTAAGATCACGGCGCAGCTTTCCACGCGGGTAGGCCGGCCGTTCGACTCGGCCGCGCTCGCCCGCGACGTTCGCAAGCTCGCCTCGATGCCGTGGTTCGTCAGCGTGCGTCCCTACTCGGAGCGCACCGAGAACGGTCGGATCGTCATCCTCCGCGTGGTCGAACGCTCGACGGTCCGCTACGTCTCGTACTTGGGGAACTCGAAGCTCAAGGACAAGAAGCTCGCCAAGGAAACCGGCCTGAAGGAGGGCGCCGCCGTCGACCCCTACCTGGTGGAGGACGGCCGCCGCAAGATCCTGGCCGCCTACGCCGACGCCGGCTTCCCCAACGCCCAGGTCACGATCCTCGAGGGCGACCAGGCCGACGACCGCGGCATCGTCTACGTGATCAACGAGGGCGTGAAGCAGAAGATCTGGAAGGTGCAGTTCGAGGGCAACGACTCCGACTTCGCCAGCGACCGCCGGCTCAAGACCCGCGTGCAAACCAAGCCGGGCTACTTCTACCTGATCGGCGGCAACTTCAACCGCGAGACCCTCGATGGCGACCTCCGCAAGCTGACCGAGTACTACCGCGCCTTTGGCTTCTTCCAGGCCAAGGTCGGCCGCACGCTCGAGTTCGGCGAGACCGGCGAGTGGGTCACCGTGAAGTTCGTGATCCACGAAGGGCCCCGCTACGAGGTCCGCACGGTCCGCTACGTCGGCAACGAGAAGTTCGGCGACGACTCGCTCGCGCTCGGCGCCAAGCTGCCGCAGGGCGAGTTCTTCGAGCAGGCCAAGATGAACGCCGACGTCGAGTGGCTCAAGGAGGTCTACGGCAGCCAGGGCTACGTGTTCGCCGACGTGAAGGCGGAACCGGTATTTCTCGAGGAGCCCGGCAAGATCGACCTGGTCTACCACATCGACGAGGGGAAGAAGTGGCGCGTGGGGCGCATCTTCGTGCACATCGACGGCGAGAACCCCCACACCCGCATCCAGACCGCGCTCAACCGGCTGTCGCTCCGGCCGGGCGAGATCATGGACATCCGTGAGCTGCGCGCCAGCGAGCGGCGGCTGCAGGCCAGCCAGCTGTTCCTGACCGACCCGGCGCGGGGCGTTTCGCCGAAGATCACCTACCGCATCCCCGAGCTCGACGACACGGAGTTTGTCGCCTCGGGCGGCGGCGCGATCCGCGGCCAGAGCCCGCAGGACGAGTCGTGGATTGTCGAGCAGCTCAAGCGGCCCGGCCGCCGGCTCTACCAGGCGTTCAGCCGCCAGCCGCAGCAGCCGTCCCCGGAGCAGACGCTTCCGCCCGTGGACGTGCACATCGAGCTGCCCGACGCAGTCGATACCGCCGCGCCCGGCGCCCCCGTGCAGGATGACGCGCAACCAGACGCTGCGAATCAACGCCTGAGCCCCGGCGCACAGTTCTCAAGCGGCGGGCCAAGCATCCGGCGGCTGCCGCCGGTGGAAGAGCCCGTGCACCGCCACGTGGCGTACAAGCCGCCGATCACCGAGCGCAGCGCCTGGCAGTCCGCCAACCGCCCCGTGCACGCCGCGTACGCCGACCTGCAGCTCCCACCGACGCAGCAGATCCGCGGTCAGAGCCCGCAGCAGGCGGTGTACCAGCAGCCGTACGGCGGGACGGTGCCCCGCGCCACCAGCCCCGCGTCGGCGCCGGTCGCGCCGGCTCAGCCGGTCCAGCCCGTGCAGTACGAGCAGTACCAGCCGAGTCAGCAACCCGTTTACGAACCGCAGCCCGCGTACGCCCCGCCGACCGGAGGGGGCTTCCCGCCGCCACCGGCCGCTGCGCCCCCGGGCTACCCGCCGCCCGGTTACCCTGCGCCGACGTCGCCTAGCGATATCCCGCCCGCCGGAACGCCCTACCCGCCCACGCCGCAGATCCCCAGCACGACCCCCGACCCCGCGTTGTTCCCCAACCAGGGCTTCGCCACAGGCGAGCCCGCGGTCGACCTGCACGTGCAGCTGGCCGAAGCGCAGACCGGCCGGTTCATGGTGGGCGTCGGCGTCAACTCGGACGCGGGCGTGGTGGGCCAGATCATGATCGACGAGCGCAACTTCGACTGGCGGCGGATCCCCACCAGCTGGCAGGATGTGGTGAACGGCACCGCGTTCCGGGGCGGGGGTCAGAGCTTCCGCATCGAGGCCGCGCCGGGCACCCAGGTGCAGCGGTACCTGATGAGCTTCACCAACCCCTACCTGTTTGACACGCCGATCAGCCTCTCGCTCTCAGGCTCGTTCTACGACCGCCGCTACACCGACTGGGACGAGCAGCGTCTGGGCGGCCGCGTGAGCCTGGGCTACCAGTGGACCGAGAACGACCTGACCGCCCGGCTCACCTACCGCGGCGAGAACGTCAACATCCATGACGCCAACACCATCGCCGTGCCCGAGCTGGCCGAGACCGTCGGCGACAACAGTCTCAACGGGTTCGGCGTGGTGATCGCCAACGACACCCGCAACAACCCCTTCTTCGCCACCGACGGCCACTACGTGGAGCTGCAGCTGGAGCAGGTGGTCGGCAGCTTCAACTACCCCCGGGCCGTGGTCGACGCCCGCAAGTACTTCTTGCTGAACGAGCGCCCCGACCACTCCGGCCGGCACGTGCTGGTCGCGCAGACGCGGCTGGGCTTCACCGGCGACGACACGCCAGTCTACGACCGTTTCTTCGCGGGCGGCTACTCGACCATGCGT